A genomic window from Amia ocellicauda isolate fAmiCal2 chromosome 15, fAmiCal2.hap1, whole genome shotgun sequence includes:
- the crebl2 gene encoding cAMP-responsive element-binding protein-like 2 isoform X2 — protein sequence MVGGKVKKPGKRGRKPAKIDLKAKLERSRQSARECRARKKLRYQYLEELVSSKERAICALREELEMYKQWCSAMDQGKIPSEIKALLTGDEHKMSQSTSKISKNSKNNTNSNSQ from the exons ATGGTGGGTGGCAAAGTAAAGAAGCCAGGGAAACGAGGTCGTAAACCAGCCAAGATTGACTTGAAGGCCAAGCTGGAACGCAGCCGTCAGAGTGCGCGGGAGTGTCGGGCCAGGAAGAAGCTGAGGTATCAGTACCTGGAGGAGCTGGTGTCCAGCAAGGAAAGAGCCATCTGTGCACTGCGGGAGGAGCTGGAGATG tacAAGCAGTGGTGCTCAGCAATGGATCAGGGAAAGATTCCTTCAGAAATTAAGGCTCTTCTGACTGGAGATGAACATAAGATGTCACAGAGTACTAGCAAGATATCCAAGAACAGCAAGAATAACACAAACAGCAACAGTCAAT AG
- the dusp16 gene encoding dual specificity protein phosphatase 16 gives MSERWSAVQDMGAESLVALLESGMDRVLLIDSRPFVEYNTSHILEAININSSKLMKRRLQQDKVLITELIQHSAKKKLEVDSSQEVVVYDQSSADVASLSSEAFLTVLLTKLEKSFRCVHLLTGGFAEFSHDFPGLCEGKSTLVPSCISQPCLPVTNVGPTRILPHLYLGCQRDVLNKDLMQQNDIAYVLNASNTCPKPDFIPESHFLRVPVNDSFCEKILPWLDKSVEFIEKAKASNARVLVHCLAGISRSATIAIAYIMKRMDMSLDEAYRFVKEKRPTISPNFNFLGQLLDFEKKIKTPMGPMGTIAKLKLLHLDKVGEALSGQESGDSCTSAGAPLSCALSAESVDQGLKDALTLPCSLVDSLGLSSTEERLLAQGLNGLHLCTEHVEDSSKLKRSFSLDIKSYGASGTGTLHAFAPPEENIEYYKPSAFMEASKPCQFSPVEEVSEQTTPERSPDTEQADTVNQISSSNSSSTRQASMSKPPPRSHLHPLHRSGSVDDNRKATNFLFGLSSSQQHLAKPGAGVALKGWHSDILAPVTASSLANSWYFSPEVSRFYSTSAIFAGGGGSGYSAYSCGQLPSFEQMGCVRRRQKNGDRGDSRRSWHEESSFEKQFKRRSCQMEFEEGMCESRSREELGKVGSQSSFSGSMEIIEVS, from the exons ATGTCGGAGCGGTGGAGTGCCGTCCAGGACATGGGGGCCGAGAGCCTGGTGGCCCTGCTGGAGAGCGGCATGGACAGAGTGCTCCTCATCGACAGCCGTCCCTTTGTGGAGTACAACACCTCCCACATCCTGGAGGCCATCAACATCAACTCCTCCAAGCTCATGAAGAGGAGACTGCAGCAAGACAAAGTGCTCATAACGGAGCTCATTCAGCACTCGGCCAAGAAGAAG CTGGAGGTGGACAGCAGTCAGGAGGTTGTGGTGTATGACCAGAGCTCAGCCGACGTGGCATCTCTCTCCTCTGAAGCCTTCCTCACAGTGCTCTTGACCAAACTGGAGAAGAGCTTCCGCTGTGTGCACCTCCTCACAG GTGGTTTTGCCGAGTTCTCTCATGACTTCCCTGGCCTGTGTGAGGGGAAGTCTACTCTGGTCCCCTCCTGCATCTCCCAGCCCTGCCTTCCTGTCACCAACGTGGGGCCGACGCGCATCCTCCCACACCTGTACCTCGGCTGCCAGAGAGATGTGCTCAACAAG GATCTGATGCAGCAGAATGATATCGCCTATGTCCTCAATGCCAGTAACACCTGTCCAAAGCCCGATTTCATCCCGGAGTCCCACTTTCTCAGAGTGCCAGTGAATGACAGCTTCTGTGAGAAGATCTTGCCCTGGCTGGACAAGTCAGTGGAGTTTATAG AGAAAGCGAAAGCATCGAATGCGCGGGTTTTGGTCCACTGCTTGGCTGGAATTTCAAGATCTGCCACGATTGCTATAGCGTATATCATGAAGAGAATGGACATGTCTCTGGATGAAGCTTACAG gtTTGTGAAGGAAAAAAGACCCACCATTTCCCCCAACTTCAATTTCCTCGGGCAGCTTTTGGATTTTGAGAAGAAGATCAAGACCCCGATGGGACCCATGGGCACCATTGCCAAGCTGAAGTTGCTGCACTTGGACAAGGTTGGAGAAGCCCTCTCAGGACAGGAGTCTGGGGACAGCTGCACGAGTGCCGGAGCCCCACTGAGCTGCGCCTTATCGGCCGAGAGTGTGGACCAGGGCCTGAAAGACGCCCTGACGCTGCCCTGCTCACTCGTTGACTCCCTGGGTCTGAGCAGCACAGAGGAGCGGCTGCTGGCCCAAGGGCTGAATGGCCTGCATCTGTGCACGGAGCACGTGGAGGACAGCAGCAAGCTGAAGCGTTCCTTTTCCCTCGATATCAAGTCGTACGGGGCCAGTGGCACTGGGACTTTGCATGCTTTCGCTCCACCAGAAGAGAACATAGAATACTACAAACCGTCTGCCTTCATGGAGGCCAGCAAACCATGCCAGTTCTCCCCTGTAGAGGAAGTGTCAGAACAGACAACACCAGAGAGGAGTCCTGACACAGAGCAGGCCGACACGGTCAACCAaatcagcagcagcaacagcagcagcacccGGCAGGCTAGTATGTCCAAGCCTCCGCCCAGGTCACACCTTCACCCTCTGCACAGAAGTGGCAGCGTGGACGACAACCGCAAAGCCACCAACTTCCTGTTTGGCCTGTCCAGTAGCCAGCAGCACCTGGCTAAGCCTGGCGCCGGGGTGGCACTGAAGGGCTGGCACTCGGACATCCTGGCTCCTGTCACCGCCTCCTCCCTGGCCAACAGCTGGTACTTTTCTCCCGAAGTCTCACGCTTCTACTCCACCTCTGCCATCTTTGCCGGGGGAGGGGGGTCCGGATATTCGGCCTACAGCTGTGGGCAACTGCCCAGCTTCGAGCAGATGGGCTGCGTGCGGCGGCGGCAGAAGAACGGCGACCGGGGCGACTCGCGGCGCAGCTGGCACGAGGAGAGTTCCTTCGAGAAGCAGTTCAAGCGCCGGAGCTGCCAGATGGAGTTCGAGGAGGGCATGTGCGAGAGCCGCTCCAGGGAGGAGCTAGGGAAGGTGGGCAGCCAGTCCAGCTTCTCTGGCAGCATGGAGATCATTGAGGTGTCCTGA
- the crebl2 gene encoding cAMP-responsive element-binding protein-like 2 isoform X1, with protein sequence MDDSKMVGGKVKKPGKRGRKPAKIDLKAKLERSRQSARECRARKKLRYQYLEELVSSKERAICALREELEMYKQWCSAMDQGKIPSEIKALLTGDEHKMSQSTSKISKNSKNNTNSNSQ encoded by the exons ATGGATGACAGCAAG ATGGTGGGTGGCAAAGTAAAGAAGCCAGGGAAACGAGGTCGTAAACCAGCCAAGATTGACTTGAAGGCCAAGCTGGAACGCAGCCGTCAGAGTGCGCGGGAGTGTCGGGCCAGGAAGAAGCTGAGGTATCAGTACCTGGAGGAGCTGGTGTCCAGCAAGGAAAGAGCCATCTGTGCACTGCGGGAGGAGCTGGAGATG tacAAGCAGTGGTGCTCAGCAATGGATCAGGGAAAGATTCCTTCAGAAATTAAGGCTCTTCTGACTGGAGATGAACATAAGATGTCACAGAGTACTAGCAAGATATCCAAGAACAGCAAGAATAACACAAACAGCAACAGTCAAT AG